CCCTCACGGGCTGGCTAGACTTCTACAACCACCGCCGCAACCACCCATCAGCAGATGTAACCAACCTGCTGGCTGAGTACAGCTAGCGCCGGAAGTGGGCAGCCCCGTCGGCCTGCCCGGCACGCTTAATGCTCTCCAGGTGCCCGGGCATCAGCTCGGGGAACTCCTCCGGCCGGAACCAGCCCACGGCGAGGGATTCGTCGTCGTTGACCCGCGCCTCCCCGGAGACATAACGGCACCGGAACACGAGCGTCAGGAAGTGGCAGACGTCGCCGTTCGGATAGGTGGTGGGCCCGACGGCGTCCACCGAGACGAGCCGTTCGGCGGCGGCCACGACACCGGTCTCCTCCAGGACCTCCCGCAGCAGGCCCGTCGCCGGCTCTTCGCCGGGCTCCAGAATCCCGGTGATCAGCCCCCAGCGGCCGTTGTCGGCCCGCTGGCCGAGCAGGACCCGGCCGGCGTCGTCGAACACGACGGCCCGGGCGCCGGGAATCCAGAGGGTCTCGTGACCAACCTTGGCACGGAGCTTGAGAATGAAATCGGGGGTAGCCATCCCGCCAGCCTAGCCAACGGGCACGGGGGTCTCCGCCTCAGGCCGCCGGGAGAAGGAGCATGGCCGCGGCGGCGCCGGCCAGCATGAACGGCCCGAAGGGGATGCTCGATTTCAGGTTGCCGCGCCGCGAAACCAGCAGGCCCAGGCTCCACAGCCCGCCGAAAAGGAACGCGGCGAAGGTCCCGGCAAACACGTGCGGCCAGCCGAGGAAGCCCAGATACATTCCGAGCACGCCTGCCAGCTTGACGTCGCCAAAACCCATCCCCGGCGGGTACGCGGCCCGCAGCAGGAAGTAGAAAAGCCACAACGCCGCTCCCCCGGCCACCACGCGCAGTCCGGGCACCCCGAAGAGCCCGGCCCCGCCGTCGGGCACGGCAGCCGCGGCCGGGGCTCCCGACGCCGCGTGGACCGCCACTGCACCCAGCAGCAGCACCCCGGCGACGGCGTAGGCCGGAAAGACGATCCGGTCCGGCAGCAGATGGTGCCTGACGTCGATGACCGCGAGGCGGACGGCGGTGACCGCAAGGTAGGTGCACGCCAGAAGCACCAGCCAGAAGGCCAGCGGGGTCACTTCGCCCAGTCCACCGAGTCGTTGGATCACTCTCGGATGCTACTGGAATTTCCGGCTGGCGTGGCGGGGCCCGCGCGTAAACTGTGGATATGGCCGCATGGGACAACGCAAACGCGCGCGGGCCGCGCACGCCCGGGGACCCCGCGGAACAGGCGGCCGCTTTCCGGAACCTGTGCCGCTCCTCGCCGTGGAAATGGCACTCCCTGCGCTTCGAGTACCTTGACCGGCCCCTCGCCGCCGGTTCCGGTGCCCCTGAAACGGCACCGCCCCCGGACCTGGTCCGTGCCTGGCTTCGCCGCCCCGGGGCCCTGCGGCTGGAGACGGCCGACGGCCTGGTCCTGCAAAGCACCACCGGCATC
This DNA window, taken from Pseudarthrobacter sp. ATCC 49987, encodes the following:
- a CDS encoding NUDIX hydrolase, which encodes MATPDFILKLRAKVGHETLWIPGARAVVFDDAGRVLLGQRADNGRWGLITGILEPGEEPATGLLREVLEETGVVAAAERLVSVDAVGPTTYPNGDVCHFLTLVFRCRYVSGEARVNDDESLAVGWFRPEEFPELMPGHLESIKRAGQADGAAHFRR
- a CDS encoding prepilin peptidase produces the protein MIQRLGGLGEVTPLAFWLVLLACTYLAVTAVRLAVIDVRHHLLPDRIVFPAYAVAGVLLLGAVAVHAASGAPAAAAVPDGGAGLFGVPGLRVVAGGAALWLFYFLLRAAYPPGMGFGDVKLAGVLGMYLGFLGWPHVFAGTFAAFLFGGLWSLGLLVSRRGNLKSSIPFGPFMLAGAAAAMLLLPAA